The following nucleotide sequence is from Polyangiaceae bacterium.
GAAAACGTGATCTCATCCAGCCCGTTCTCCGCCGCGCGATCCAGAAAATCCGGATAGGCGAACATTCGACCGTTGGTGACCGTCTGCACCTTCGGGTAGCCCGCCCGCTTCCCGAGCTTCACGAAGTCCAAGAAGTTGGGGTGCATGGTTGGTTCGCCACCGCTCAAGATCAAGCGGCTTGCACCCTTCTTGCGCCCCTCCACGATCTGGATCTTCACGTCCATGTTGCTGCGCATCGTTCCCACATGGGCGAGGGAATCGAGGCAGAAGGTGCACTTGTTGTTGCAGTCGTAGCTCAGCCGAACCCAGTTTCGCTTCTCGTGTGCGGCTTCCTCGTGGCTCTCGACCTTCTGGAGTTCGTCCTCTGCGGAGGTCAGTGTGGAGGGCTGTACTGCGTCGTGTTCGGCGATCATGAATTCAACTCCGGCGCGCTGGCCTGACTAACTCTGAAATGCAGGAGCCACTGATTGCTAGTCGCCGGGCTGACGTCCCAGCGCTCCACTAGCTCGAGCGGCAGCCCATCGAGAAGCGCGATCGCCTGGTCGGCGTCCGCGTTGCGAAAGTGTTCATACTCCGCCGGCCCCGCTTCCGCGCGGCGAGCGATAGCTCTCTGACGCACCAAGCCGAACGCCACGTTGTCCACGATGGTCAACGTACCACTTCGCGAAAGTCGCGCTAGAGCCTGTTTCAAGGTGGAGCGTGGATCCTCGAGGTGATTGAAGCTGCGTAAGACCAACAAGTGGTCGAAGCTCCCATCGAGCGCGTCAAAGCCACACTCGGCGGGCACGGGCTGAAACCGTGCCCAGGAGTAGCGCTCAGCGAGGACGGCCAGGCGCTGCGCGTCAGGATCGACTCCGACGTATTCCAACTCGCCCGCAAGTGCCGCGCTCTCGAACGCCTTCAGGTAGGGTCCGTCCCCACATCCGATGTCGAGGATACGTCCCTTCAGGCCCGCTAGCAGGCCGAGCAGCCTCGTCTCGTCGTGGCTGAAGACATCCGTGGATAGAGCCTGCCACGCCCCTCCACATTCCGTACGGAATGGGCAAGGGCCGCAAACGCTCAGCTCCCGAAGCTTACGCAGGTCGCGCGCGAAATCGTCTGGCGCGAGCTTGCGTGACACGTCTACGTAAAGCTGGCCGTAGCGATCCTTGATCGCCAGCAGTTCGGCTTCAGAGAAGTCCGTCGTCTGAGTGCTGCATAAGCGGATCTGACCAGGCATCGAGAGCCACAGCGTGCTCGCGCGATTGAGCCGAGGTTTCGCTTGGATCAAAGGACAGACTTGACCCTTTGGCCATGCAACTGCCTCTCCGATCACGAAGTTGCACGAGTTGGAGCGCAGCGTCGCAGGACGGCTCGTCTCTCCGTGCTCGTCGCCAGCCCCACTCACCCCTGGAGCCTAGCAGGGAAGTCCGGCCAAACCGAATGCCGGCCTGGCAGACACCCACCAAGCAAGCTCGCCTCAGTCGGTGCGCGCTTCGATGGTGCCGCCAAGGCAGTAGTTGGCGAACTCATCAGCCAGCACCTGCTCCTCGTGCTCGCCGCGACTCGTTAGCCGCACCACATAGGCGTCGACCTGCTTGTCCAGGCTGAGGTCAGCGAAGTCGCCGTACACCCCGACCGCCGCTTCGATGGCCTCACCAATGTAGAGATCGGGATCGAAACGGATTTCGATCACGCGCTCTCTCCCTTCGACTCCTTGTCGTCCTCGCTGTCACCTTGAGGGTCGCCGCGGTCGTCGAACGGAACGGCCTTGTTCACCTTCTTGTACTTGTCCTCCCAGCTCATGGCGATGCCGAGAGGGTCCTCGAAGGCGGTGTCGTCGTCGATGTTCATCTCGAGCAAGTCGTCGAGCCCTGGCGGGCCCGCGGCGCCTGCCATCGCCTGACTGGTCACCTGCTGGATCAGCTCACGGTTCTCATCCGTGATCATCCGGCGCCAAGCCTGACCCAGGATCTCGTTCTCGAACTCACCCACCAGAGCGTCGAGCTCACGCTCGACGCTCGGCTTCAGCTTGAGCCGCACGCTGACCTTTCCAGCATCACGATCGAGCTTCACGTAGCAGCGATCGATGAAGATGTACGCAGCGCCGTAGATCGCGTCCTTCGGGTAGAGGCCTTCGTCGAACGAGATGGTAACCGAGCCATCCGCTTGCTTCACATCAAGGTCGGACATGTACTCCGCGTTGTTTCCCTAACCTCACTCAGAGTCAATAGGGGACCGGCGCCGAATCACTCCGTGAAGGTGACGGTAAACTGGTTGCACTCGGGATTGCTCCCGGAACCCGGAATCGAGGTGCGTGTGATCTTGATGATCAGCGTCCCAGGCGGATTCGAGTTGTCGGTGCAGTGGGTCGCTCCACCGAGCGCGCAGTTGACGTTACGGCTTGCTGCGTAGTTCATCGACCACTGAGTGATGTTGCTGCCGGTCCCACTACCAGTGCCACCAGCCTGAGGGCAGCTCACTGCTGAGTTGGAGCAGTTGCTGATCACGTCCATGCGATAGCCGTTGGTTTTGGACTGGGCAGAGAGCGTGACGGTTGGGTTCCACCCCTGATCCGAAGCCGGGTTTGGCTTGCTGAGTGGGACGGTGAAGTACAAGGATCCGTTCAAGGTCACGATCTGACCGTTCCGGGTGCCTGTCAGCGTGGTCGGTGAGCTGCACGAAGCGCTGATGTCTGAGGTGGTGTTGCAAACGGTGCTCTCGCATCCATCGCAGATGTCCCCATTGTTATCCCTTCGACCCGGGGGACAGTTCGCTTGAGTCAGCTCGCACACACCCGCATTGCATTGCAGTGTGCTGGAGGTGATATCCGGAATGGCTGCACCCTGAGCGAGGTCCCCGCTGTCCCAGCATTTCCGGGTGCACATGTCCCGCGCGCTGTCTTCATCGTTGCTGCCATCGCAGTCGTTGTCCTTGGCGTCGCAGCGCTCCGCACGGGAAGTGAAGGTCGGGTTGCACTGGAAGCCGCCTCCGCTGCAGGACTGCGTGCCGATGGCACACTCACCCTGGGCGCCTGAGACGCTGCAAGCAGCTCCGACACCGGGCAGCGACTGGCCGCTCGGCGCGTTGTCCAGCATGCCGTCGCAGTCGTTGTCGATGCCGTCGCAGAGCTCCGAGGTCGGGAACGTTTGCTGCTCGCAGTCGAGCTGACCCGTGACGCAGTTTGTCCTGCCCGCGGCGCACGGACCCTTGAGGGAGCTGATGGTACAAGCTTGATTTCCGCCCGGATTCCCCTCATCGGGCTGACCATCACAGTCGTCGTCCAGGCTGTTGCAGCTCTCCATCTGCGTACCCGGGGTCACGTTCGGGTCACACACTACCCGGTGAGGCATCGCCGAGGTATCGCAGCGGGTGGCGCCTAGCGCACAGATGCCGTCGAGGCCGGTATTGCATGCTTGCCCGCCCTCGGGGTTGCCCTCGTCAACGGAGCCGTCGCAGTCGTTGTCCAGGCCGTCACAGACCTCAGCACTTGCGACGTTGTCGGCCTGGCACCGAAGCTGAGAAGAGACGCAGTGCAGCGTACCCTTGGCACACTCGCCCTGCTCTCCAGCTACGTTGCAGGGCGCCCCACCACCGGGGTCACCTTCGTCGATCTGGCCGTTGCCGTTGTTGTCGAGTCCGTCACAGACCTCAGGCACCCCAGTCGACCCACCGCTCCCAGCGACTCCGCCGCTGCCAGCCGTGCCGCCCGTACCTGCACTGCCTGCGCTGGACCCGCCAGCGCCCGCCGACCCGCCGACGCCACCGAAGCCGCCGAAGCCACCGCTGCCGCCAGCGCCAGCTTCACCCGCCATGCCAGCGAAACCACCGAAGTCGCTGCCCCCGGAACCACCAGAACTGGTAGCCCCAGTGCCGCCGTTTCCGCCGGACGAATCGCCGCCAGCGCCGGCATCACCCGCGTTACCGCCATTGCTGCTGGTTTCCGCTTCACCCCCCGAAGCACAGCCCACCAACCCAGCAGCGCTGGAGAACAGGGCAGTGGCAACGAAAAATCGACAAGTAGTGCTGAGACTGCGGGCCATGTGGTTTACCTCTGGACTTGGTTGAACCTTAAGCAGGTGACCATTCCCCCGTCCTCGGAGCCGCTGGGCGGTGGGTGGAACAATCGGCCAGCACCTGCTCGGCGCCAGCCATTTTCTTTATGGATAATAGCCGTGAAGTTGGCTCGACACCACTCACGCTGAAATCATCTTCCGATGCGCCCCGAGCTTGGCACTCGACACCGAGCCGCTTGGCCTGCTCGATCGCCGCCAAGATGTGCGGTGTGGCGAGCTCGTGCGGCGGCTCTAGACGCTGCCTAGAGGCGGCGCGGCCGAACGGGAGCACCGATCGCATCTCGAGCTGGAGCACACCCAGCGCGGCGGCTAAGCGTACCCACTCGGCGAGCTGTCGGAAGTTGGAGCGCGTAACCAAGGTGGTCACGCGCACCTGAATCCCCGCGGCAATGGCCGCGCGAATCCCGTTACAGGTTTCGAAAAAGCTACCCGGCACCTGCGTATGATAGTCGTGCGCAGCGGCGGTCGAACCGAGCAGGGCGACCTCCAGCCGACGCAACCCCACCGCCGCGAGCCGTGTCGCGCGCTCGGGCTCACGCCCGAGCAGTCGTGCATTGGTCTGCACGCCAACGCGAACACCTTGCGCCGTGAAGCGCTCGACCCACTGCTCCAAGCGGGGGTTCAGCGTGGGCTCACCCCCGACGAGCATGACCTCGGCCTCATCCAGCTGATCGACGAACTGCTCGTAACCGGCCTCTTCCGCATGGAAAGGCGAAGACTGCGCGCAGAACACGCAGCGGTTATTGCAGTTCGCCGCAAGCTGGACCCGGCGCACCGGCTAGCTCTCGTTGACTTCGTGGAGGTGTTGGCGCGCCCGCTTTGCTCGCTGCTCCAACGTGAGGAAGCCCGAGCGATCGACCGCGTGCTCGTTGGCGCGAATCACGTCGGCCAACGCCATCGCAGCCAAGCCTTCTTCCTCTCGCGTTGTAGTGGCGCCGTCACCCCGGTTGACCACCATCACTTGGAAGAACTCGGACTCACCGGGCGCGCGCTGATCACCGCGCGCAACCACGTCGAGCTGGAACCGCTCGTCGTTTCCGTGCGCCATCACGACACTCACGGCGCCTTCACGAAGCGGTAGTACACCGGCCACCTTCCAGCGACCAAGCTGACTCCCGGCGGTCAGGGGGGCGACCAACTGGAAACCCATGTGTGCGGTGGAGGAAACACCTTCACTCGTATCCTCGGGGTTCACGGTTGACGCCCCCGCGGAAACAACAGTTGGACTGGCTGGGGCAGCATTCCCCATCCCGCTGACCAGCGCCACCGATGCCGCCGCACCAAGACCCAACGCCTGTGCAGCTTCGCGGCGACTGACTTTCGCGCTCTTCATATGACAAGCCTCCGTCCCTGAGTGTCCTTTATTTTCGCAGGTTTCGTCAACGGGCCGGCCGTCCCGATGACACTATTGTGTACGACCTCGTGCGCCTGGGGGACCACATCGGGACCACCCGTTGGGTGTCCGACGCGGCGCGCCGCGCGCTCCCTAGACTCCCCTGGTCGCTGCACCACGCTGCATGACGCAACGTACCAACTGCAGCTTACTGAAGGTGTTTGGGTGGCGCGCTCGGACAAGCTGGACCCCAGCGCCTTGGCACCGCTTGGCGTCCAGGGCGCGCCGCGGGATATTTTTCACATGGATTCGTTGGTGATGCTGAACTCTCCGTCCAACCACCGAACGCGTAGGCGTGTACCCGCCTCGGCATGCTTGCTCAGAATGGCTTCTGCCAGTGGATCCTGAATTTGCCGTACCACGGCACGCTTGAGCGGTCGTGCGCCGAGCGCCGGCTCGTAGCCTAGCTCCACCAATCGATCTTTGGCGGCCTCATCCACCTCCACGTCGAGCCCCCGGTCCTGGAGCATCCGCTGCACTTTTCCAAGCTGGATATCGACGATCTGTCTCAGGTGGGCACGCAGCAACGGGCGGAAAACCACGACGTCGTCGACACGGTTCAAGAACTCAGGTCGGAAGAAGTCGGACAGCTCGTTGAGCAAGACGTCGCGCAAGGCTTCGCGTCCTTCATCATGCTCGA
It contains:
- the hxsD gene encoding His-Xaa-Ser system protein HxsD; this encodes MSDLDVKQADGSVTISFDEGLYPKDAIYGAAYIFIDRCYVKLDRDAGKVSVRLKLKPSVERELDALVGEFENEILGQAWRRMITDENRELIQQVTSQAMAGAAGPPGLDDLLEMNIDDDTAFEDPLGIAMSWEDKYKKVNKAVPFDDRGDPQGDSEDDKESKGESA
- a CDS encoding class I SAM-dependent methyltransferase, whose product is MSGAGDEHGETSRPATLRSNSCNFVIGEAVAWPKGQVCPLIQAKPRLNRASTLWLSMPGQIRLCSTQTTDFSEAELLAIKDRYGQLYVDVSRKLAPDDFARDLRKLRELSVCGPCPFRTECGGAWQALSTDVFSHDETRLLGLLAGLKGRILDIGCGDGPYLKAFESAALAGELEYVGVDPDAQRLAVLAERYSWARFQPVPAECGFDALDGSFDHLLVLRSFNHLEDPRSTLKQALARLSRSGTLTIVDNVAFGLVRQRAIARRAEAGPAEYEHFRNADADQAIALLDGLPLELVERWDVSPATSNQWLLHFRVSQASAPELNS
- a CDS encoding radical SAM protein is translated as MRRVQLAANCNNRCVFCAQSSPFHAEEAGYEQFVDQLDEAEVMLVGGEPTLNPRLEQWVERFTAQGVRVGVQTNARLLGREPERATRLAAVGLRRLEVALLGSTAAAHDYHTQVPGSFFETCNGIRAAIAAGIQVRVTTLVTRSNFRQLAEWVRLAAALGVLQLEMRSVLPFGRAASRQRLEPPHELATPHILAAIEQAKRLGVECQARGASEDDFSVSGVEPTSRLLSIKKMAGAEQVLADCSTHRPAAPRTGEWSPA